In uncultured Methanobrevibacter sp., a single window of DNA contains:
- the mcrD gene encoding methyl-coenzyme M reductase operon protein D produces MDESKQVNVIDIKIIPNRFLKPDTCEKILNEIYELEGNMRVLIHGPSLPKKVFYGPGKGHEVNHTDRKTIQVKGNDVDLRVMVGDIIITADISKFNDFMDKLQVILDENMPCDFTVLVGRFTRTKSTISDYLKYGESFENHIDKRYIGLVDSSARSSETVKVIK; encoded by the coding sequence ATGGATGAATCAAAACAAGTTAATGTAATTGATATTAAGATTATTCCAAACAGATTTTTAAAGCCAGACACCTGTGAAAAAATTCTAAATGAGATTTATGAATTGGAAGGAAACATGAGGGTATTGATACATGGCCCTTCTCTTCCCAAAAAAGTATTTTATGGTCCGGGTAAAGGCCATGAAGTAAATCATACGGATAGAAAAACAATTCAAGTTAAAGGGAATGATGTGGATTTAAGAGTCATGGTTGGAGATATTATCATCACAGCAGATATTTCCAAATTCAATGATTTCATGGATAAATTGCAGGTTATTCTAGACGAAAACATGCCCTGTGATTTTACAGTTTTGGTTGGAAGATTCACTCGAACTAAAAGCACAATTTCCGATTATTTAAAGTATGGTGAAAGTTTTGAAAATCATATTGACAAACGTTACATTGGTTTAGTTGATTCTAGTGCACGAAGTTCCGAAACGGTAAAAGTTATAAAATAA